Proteins from one Streptomyces sp. NBC_00289 genomic window:
- a CDS encoding discoidin domain-containing protein, with translation MRLRHLSVLAAVTALLTFPVQAHAAQSGHTYHVAPRGSDHAHGTQASPLRTIGACLERVRPGDTCLVHRGTYREQLTPPSGTEGAPITIAAYGDGPVTVDGTERVTGWKDAGDGLVAADTDLPPDPDFNAVFVDDARAAEGRWPNSGSDPLNTTWAEADTTSTDQHIDDTDLPDADWTGATVHVWAGSNPWAQQTGTVTATAPGKLDFKGGNYRCPPLCMGNQTYRNYYLVGSKAALDQPGEWYYDRTAHRLYLVPPKGGIAGHTVTAKHRLWAVDLSDSSYVTVRDLNLWGTSLRTGKSSTGVVVDRLHATYVSEFSTLPMPPDSDLAVEPFEGNIVASRILDSGVQILGTGNTLRNSEIAQSAGDGVLVRGTGNTVTNNYIHDVGWMGSYTPGIEINGNGHTVTHNTVRRTGRAAIDTAWQLNGTEFHGNRIAYNDISEAMRTSRDGSPFYVCCSLNGSGTSIDHNTAHDADGQNGYYVDNYSHHFRLHHNVAWNTGSRGVYFNGHTGPSVANEDHNSSYGVGINVASVALGGATDASGSYFSNIVGPKPVTATKAGDPLPVVRSNLISDKPGYTDAVNGELWLTPGSPAIDAGEAVDGVTTDVLGTAPDQGAYEYGAPVWSTGCDLPGCRQRVRHGDWTATASDGTSASATVDGDINTRWTSATPQTAGQSLTVDLGESKTFGRLSLDAGRDTSGQPYGFTVSVSRDGTHWSEPLARVSGRSFTQDAVFPRQTTARQVRITLTVSGPAPWVVNDIRLYGEGPDATSALQAEQATTVRGVERGTAATGVLGSGDRLGFGTVNVRGGHLTVRLASTCAQGCSLQLRLDSPAGPVAATVPLAGTDGEWREQSVALRREVTGTHDLYAVAKGGPRVAALDWLTIRP, from the coding sequence TTGAGACTCAGACATCTGTCCGTACTGGCCGCCGTGACCGCACTGCTGACCTTCCCGGTCCAGGCGCACGCGGCGCAGTCCGGCCACACCTACCACGTCGCCCCCCGGGGCAGTGACCACGCACACGGCACGCAGGCAAGCCCGCTGCGCACCATCGGCGCCTGCCTCGAACGAGTCCGCCCCGGCGACACCTGCCTCGTCCACCGGGGCACCTACCGCGAACAGCTCACCCCTCCCTCCGGCACCGAGGGCGCTCCGATCACGATCGCCGCGTACGGCGACGGTCCGGTGACCGTCGACGGGACGGAACGGGTGACCGGCTGGAAGGACGCCGGCGACGGACTGGTCGCCGCCGACACCGACCTGCCCCCGGACCCGGACTTCAACGCCGTGTTCGTGGACGACGCCCGTGCCGCCGAGGGCCGTTGGCCCAACTCCGGCTCCGATCCGCTGAACACCACCTGGGCCGAGGCCGACACCACCTCCACCGACCAGCACATCGACGACACCGACCTGCCCGACGCCGACTGGACCGGCGCCACCGTGCACGTGTGGGCGGGCTCCAACCCGTGGGCCCAGCAGACCGGAACGGTCACCGCCACGGCACCGGGCAAGCTGGACTTCAAGGGCGGCAACTACCGCTGCCCGCCGCTGTGCATGGGCAACCAGACCTACCGCAACTACTACCTCGTCGGGTCGAAGGCCGCCCTCGACCAGCCGGGCGAGTGGTACTACGACAGGACCGCCCACCGCCTGTACCTCGTCCCCCCGAAGGGCGGCATCGCCGGACACACGGTGACCGCCAAGCACCGGCTGTGGGCCGTCGACCTGAGCGACAGCTCGTACGTCACCGTCCGCGACCTGAACCTGTGGGGCACCTCCCTGCGAACGGGCAAGTCCAGTACGGGAGTCGTGGTCGACCGACTGCACGCCACGTACGTCTCCGAGTTCTCCACCCTGCCCATGCCGCCGGACAGCGATCTCGCGGTCGAGCCGTTCGAAGGCAACATCGTCGCCTCCCGGATCCTCGACTCGGGCGTGCAGATCCTCGGCACCGGCAACACGCTGAGGAACAGTGAGATCGCGCAGTCGGCCGGCGACGGCGTCCTGGTCCGCGGCACCGGCAACACCGTCACCAACAACTACATCCACGACGTCGGCTGGATGGGCAGCTACACCCCGGGCATCGAGATCAACGGCAACGGCCACACGGTCACCCACAACACCGTCCGGCGCACCGGACGGGCGGCCATCGACACCGCCTGGCAGCTCAACGGCACCGAGTTCCACGGCAACCGCATCGCCTACAACGACATCTCCGAGGCGATGCGCACCTCCCGCGACGGCTCACCCTTCTATGTCTGCTGCAGCCTGAACGGTTCCGGCACGTCCATCGACCACAACACCGCGCACGACGCCGACGGCCAGAACGGCTACTACGTCGACAACTACTCCCACCACTTCCGGCTGCATCACAACGTCGCCTGGAACACCGGAAGCCGGGGCGTCTACTTCAACGGCCACACCGGCCCCAGCGTCGCCAACGAGGACCACAACTCCAGCTACGGCGTGGGCATCAACGTCGCCTCGGTCGCCCTCGGCGGCGCGACGGACGCGTCGGGCTCGTACTTCAGCAACATCGTCGGACCCAAGCCGGTCACCGCGACGAAGGCCGGAGATCCGCTGCCGGTCGTCCGCTCCAACCTGATCAGCGACAAGCCCGGCTACACCGACGCCGTCAACGGCGAACTGTGGCTGACGCCCGGTTCACCCGCCATCGACGCGGGCGAGGCGGTCGACGGCGTCACCACCGACGTCCTGGGCACGGCTCCCGACCAGGGCGCCTACGAGTACGGCGCACCCGTCTGGTCGACCGGCTGCGATCTGCCCGGCTGCCGACAGCGGGTACGCCACGGCGACTGGACCGCCACCGCGAGCGACGGCACCAGCGCCTCCGCCACCGTCGACGGCGACATCAACACCCGCTGGACCAGCGCCACCCCGCAGACCGCCGGCCAGTCCCTGACCGTCGACCTCGGCGAGAGCAAGACCTTCGGCCGGCTCTCCCTCGACGCCGGCCGCGACACCAGCGGCCAGCCGTACGGCTTCACGGTCTCCGTCAGCCGCGACGGCACGCACTGGAGTGAACCGCTCGCCCGGGTCTCCGGACGCTCCTTCACCCAGGACGCGGTGTTCCCCCGGCAGACCACCGCCCGCCAGGTGCGCATCACGCTGACCGTGAGCGGGCCGGCGCCCTGGGTCGTCAACGACATCAGGCTGTACGGGGAGGGGCCCGACGCCACCTCGGCGCTCCAGGCCGAACAGGCCACGACCGTGCGGGGCGTGGAGCGCGGGACGGCGGCCACCGGCGTCCTCGGCTCAGGCGACAGGCTGGGCTTCGGCACGGTGAATGTCCGTGGCGGGCACCTCACCGTACGTCTCGCCTCCACCTGCGCACAGGGCTGCTCGCTCCAGTTGCGCCTGGACTCACCTGCCGGCCCGGTGGCCGCGACGGTACCCCTCGCGGGTACCGACGGGGAATGGCGGGAGCAGTCCGTGGCTCTGCGACGCGAGGTCACCGGCACCCACGACCTGTACGCCGTGGCGAAGGGCGGGCCCCGGGTCGCCGCGCTCGACTGGCTGACGATCCGCCCCTGA
- a CDS encoding LysE family translocator, with translation MSVDLAGFLGVVLLAYLVPGPDFLVIVRAAARRRALGRAAALGAQAGLCVHMCAAALGLSVIATRSAYAFTAIKLAGAAYLVYLGVRALRDARHGAGAGRRDPHAAPQRRPEADRTQGTANAPDGAVRCGRRGSFVEGFLTNVLNPKAALFFLSIVPQFADRGGSLTEQVFLLGLIDVVVGILYWLLLVGVAVRLRSVLGRPSWRRRWERVTGCLFIGIGIGVAAIE, from the coding sequence ATGTCGGTCGATCTCGCGGGGTTCCTCGGTGTGGTGCTGCTCGCCTACCTCGTCCCAGGACCCGACTTCCTGGTGATCGTGCGGGCGGCCGCGCGGCGACGCGCGCTGGGCAGGGCCGCCGCGCTGGGCGCACAGGCCGGCCTGTGCGTGCACATGTGTGCCGCCGCCCTCGGCCTGTCGGTCATCGCCACCCGGTCCGCCTACGCCTTCACCGCGATCAAACTGGCCGGGGCCGCCTATCTGGTGTATCTGGGCGTACGGGCGCTGCGCGACGCCCGGCACGGCGCTGGGGCGGGCCGGCGCGACCCGCACGCCGCCCCGCAAAGGCGCCCGGAAGCAGACCGGACCCAGGGAACCGCCAACGCCCCGGACGGGGCTGTGCGTTGCGGCCGCCGCGGCAGTTTCGTCGAGGGGTTCCTGACCAACGTCCTCAATCCCAAGGCGGCCCTGTTCTTCCTCAGCATCGTGCCGCAGTTCGCGGACCGCGGTGGGTCGCTCACCGAGCAGGTCTTCCTTCTGGGCCTGATCGACGTCGTCGTCGGCATCCTCTACTGGCTGCTCCTGGTCGGTGTCGCCGTCCGTCTGCGGTCGGTGCTGGGTCGCCCCTCCTGGCGGCGCCGTTGGGAACGCGTCACCGGCTGCCTGTTCATCGGCATCGGAATCGGCGTCGCGGCGATCGAGTGA
- a CDS encoding TetR/AcrR family transcriptional regulator, protein MVKEQAKTGGKDAGGAPARRAADRGRYGRLSRERVLASALDLVDREGLSALSMRRLGAELGVEAMALYRYAEGKDALLDGLVEALYLKLEERLAAEADVSAEEPDWRGMLHRIASATYDVCLAHPQVVPLLTTRMLAVPLARRPLAVLKDHERVLVLLREAGLDERRTADAFRAFTAWLLGYVSAELRPMVDNAEESDPAFRLGLHRMPSHELPRLREMAPALAGRGGPEGLAAGLDALLDRFTEAR, encoded by the coding sequence ATGGTCAAGGAGCAGGCGAAGACCGGGGGCAAGGACGCGGGCGGTGCTCCGGCGCGCCGCGCCGCCGACCGCGGGCGCTACGGACGGCTGAGCCGGGAACGCGTGCTGGCCAGCGCACTCGACCTGGTGGACCGGGAAGGCCTCTCGGCGCTGAGCATGCGGCGGCTGGGCGCCGAGCTGGGTGTGGAGGCCATGGCGCTCTACCGGTACGCGGAGGGCAAGGACGCTCTCCTGGACGGCCTGGTGGAGGCCCTGTACCTCAAGCTGGAGGAACGCCTGGCGGCCGAGGCGGACGTGAGCGCCGAGGAACCCGACTGGCGCGGCATGCTCCACCGCATCGCGTCGGCGACCTACGACGTCTGCCTCGCTCACCCCCAGGTGGTCCCGCTGCTGACCACGCGCATGCTGGCGGTCCCGCTGGCCCGACGCCCCCTCGCCGTCCTGAAGGACCACGAGAGGGTGCTCGTCCTGCTCCGTGAGGCCGGCCTGGACGAGCGCCGTACCGCCGACGCCTTCCGCGCCTTCACCGCGTGGCTCCTCGGTTACGTGTCCGCGGAACTCCGGCCCATGGTGGACAACGCCGAGGAGTCGGACCCCGCCTTCCGTCTCGGGCTCCATCGCATGCCGTCCCACGAACTGCCACGGCTCCGCGAAATGGCCCCCGCGCTCGCCGGGCGGGGCGGGCCGGAGGGCCTGGCGGCCGGGCTGGACGCCCTGCTCGACCGCTTCACGGAAGCGCGGTAG